The DNA sequence GGTTTTCCCGTAAACCGAAAAGCACCCACAAAAATCAAAGTCTGCAAAGTTTCAATCCCAACCGGAACTCGTTTAATAAAGTTTTCCAATGAAGTATATTCTCCATTCTTTTCTCTTTCTTCCGGAATAAAATTGGCGATTCTGCTTTCCAGTTTTTCAATATGCATGAAACCTAAAAAAACATCTTCTCCATAAACGGTAGTTTCAAACAAACTCCTATTTACACACGGATTATGAATTTTTCCACCCGCCATTCTGCATTCATGAACATAGACTTCTGTGCGATAAAAACCACCACCATTATTAATGGCAGAAACCATAAACTCAATCGGATAATACACCTTTAAATATAGACTTTGATAACTTTCTACCGCATACGACGCCGAATGCGCTTTACAAAAAGAATAACCCGCGAATGATTCGATCTGTCGGTAAACTTCTTTTGATAACTGTTCTGGATGTCCTTGTCTGGCACAGGATTCGAAGAAATGTTCGCGAACTTCTTGCAATTTTTCTATCGACCGACTTTTTCCGCTCATCGCTCTTCTCAAAACATCACCATCATCAGCAGAAACACCACCAAAATGCAAGGCAATTTTAATTACATCTTCCTGATAAACCATAATTCCGTAGGTTTCGCCGAGTTGCTCTTTAAAAACATCATGAAAATATTCAAATTGATCCGGATTATTATGTCGGAAAATATATTCTTTCATCATGCCACTTTTCGCCACACCCGGACGAATGATTGAAGATGCGGCGACCAAGGTTTTATAATCTTCACATTTCAAACGACGCAATAATCCACGCATAGCGGGACTTTCAATATAAAAACACCCAATCGTTTTTCCAATGCTTAAATAATCATTGCAGTTTTTATCATTTTTAAAAAGAGTCGTATTGTGAATATCAATATCAATTCCCTGATTTTTCTTAACGAGATCCAAAGTATCTTTAATCGTTCCTAAGCCGCGCTGAGAAAGAATATCAAATTTTTCAAAACCGATATCTTCCGCCACATTCATATCAAACTGTACAATCGGAAAACCTTTCGGCGGCATTTCCAAAGCGGTATAATTCGTAATCGGTTCCTGGGAAATAATAATTCCACAGGAATGCATGCTTCGTTGATTTGGGAATTTCTCCAGTAACATTCCGTATTTCTGCACGAGTTTTACCACTTTATTAGTATCATGAGTGGCCATTGGATTTTTAGCCAGAACATCGAGTTCTTCTTTCGGCAAACCAAAGGCTTTCCCAACTTCCCGAAAAATAGAACGGTATTTAAATTCGACATTCGTTCCGCAGAAAGCGACATGTTCTTTTCCGTAACGTTCAAAAATATATTTCAAAATTTCATCGCGTTCCCGCCAACTCCAGTCAATATCAAAATCAGGCGGGTTATTTCGGTGTTTATTGAGAAAACGTTCAAAATAAAGATTCAGTTCAATGGGACAAATCTCTGTAATCCCCAGGCAATAACTGACGATACTGTTCGCGCCACTTCCACGACCGACATGCAGAAAACCACGACTCATGCTGTATTTTACAATATCCAAAGTGATGAGAAAATAACCTGCAAAGTTCATTTCGGTAACCACTTTCAGTTCTTTTTCAATACGGTCGATGACGATTTGTGTTCTTTCCGGATATCGCTTATCTAAACCTTCGTAAGCGAGTTTTCTTAAGAGTGCATCGTCGTTTTCTTTATTTTCGGTAAAGTAGATTTTATTTTTTGGTGTTTTAAAATCAAAATTAAAGGAGCATTCATCCAAAATATATTGCGTGTTTTCTATAATTTTTGGATGGTTTTTAAATTGTTCTGCAATTATTTCTATCGGCTGAAAAACTTCATTTGGCGAACAACAATCAGTTTCCGACAGTTTTGAAATCAAAGTATTCTGATCGATCGCTCTTAGAATTCGGTGCAGATTAAATTCTTTTTTTGTTTTAAAGGTAACCGGATGCAACACCACCATTTTATCCAAAAACTTTTTCCATTCCGGACGAATTAAAAGATTGAGTTCTTCTGCCCTAACTCCGATAAATTCATTTTCCTTTAATTCCTCTGGAATATTTCCGAAAGGATAAATCACAAATACTTTCTGAAAATCCGGAGAAACTTGCGGCAGTTCTACTCCATCGCAATTATGATTCGTGAGCAAACGGTTGATCTCTGCAATTCCTGTTTCATCTTTGGCAATGGTAATGTAAAGGAGTTGGTTTTCTTTACGAATTTCCATTCCTACAATTGGTTTGATGCCGAAGTTTTCACATTCTTTTTTAAAATCATAAATCGCAGTGACGGTATTGATATCGGTCAGCACCAATTCTTTTGTACCGGAATCGGCGGCTTGCTTCACGAGTTCTTCAACTGATAAAGTGCCGTAGCGAAGGCTGTGAAAAGTGTGGGAATTGAGGAACACGATAATTAATTTTGAATTATAAATTCTAGATTTTAGGTTTTAGGTTTTAAGGTTTAATATTTTTAACGCAAAGACGCAAAGTATTCTTTCCAATTCGCGCGTTTTTCATGCACTTTTTAGGGCGCAAAGGCGTTTCACTTAGCAAAGGGAAATACCAATTTATCTTTTTTATTATTTTGAATAACTTTTAAGATGAATGCTTTTATAAATTTTCAGATTTATTTTTTCTACATTAATCACATTAGTTTTTAGTCAAACGCACAGTTCACAGAAGTTTCAGCGCAGTTCAATTTCCGAAGGAAATCTTAATGAACTTAATTACTTCATTAATCTTAATGGTTAAATTCAATAATTTTGTGAACTTTCAGAAGCACCATTTTCAGTTTAACAGTAATAAAACTTTGTGACTTTTATGGTTAAATAGAAACCAATTCAAATCCAGACGCACGTCCCAAAGCATTTTTGCCGAAACGGTTTTTCATGCGATCCATGGCTTGGTAGAGATTCATGAGTTCTTCGCTGTCTTCAAATAAATTCATTTGATAGGTCCCATGAACTAGATTCGTAAATCGCAAACCGACCAAACGCAGCCGCATTCTTCGCGTATAGAGTTTTTCAAATAAATCCAAGGCGACTCTGGCTAAAGTATGATCAATAGAAGTATAGGAGATTTTACACTGCTTGGTTTCTGTATCAAAATTAGCATATCGTATTTTTAAAACGACCGTGGAAGTTAGCCACTTTTCTTTTCGGAGTTGATAGGCCAACGATTCTGCCATTCCTGAAATCAGCCTTTTCAATTCGAAAATATCCATCGTGTCATTGGTGAAAGTATGTTCGCTTGATAATGATTTTCTTTCAGAATACGGGACAACTGGAGTCAAATCAATTCCGTTGGCTTTTTTCCAAAGTTCGCTACCGTTTTTACCAATCATTTGCTGCAAAACCAAAATGGGCATTTCTGCTAAAGTCTGAATAGTTCTGATTCCGACACGGGAAAGCAATTGAAAAGTAACATCGCCAACCATCGGAATTTTCCGTACAGATAAAGGATTGAGAAAAGGTTTTATATTTTGAGCCGGAATCTCTAATCTTCCGACGGGTTTCGATTCTCCGGTCCCAATTTTGGAAACGGTTTTGTTGGTAGACAACGCGAAACTGATCGGCAATCCTGTATTTTTCGTAACAGAATCTGCAATTTCCCTGGTCCATTGATAACAGCCAAAAAATTGATCCATGCCGGATAAATCCATATAAAATTCATCGATGCTGGCTTTTTCTAAAACGGGAACTTTCTCCTGAATAATTTCGGTGACTTCTTTGGAGAGTTTAGAATATCGTTCGTAGTCACCACGAATTACTTTTGCCTCGGGACATAACCTCATCGCCATTTTAATCGGCATGGCAGAACGAACGCCAAAATAACGCGCTTCATAAGAACAGGATGCTACTACTCCACGGTCGCCACCACCGATGATAACGGGAATTCCGTTGAGTTTCGATTCCTGTAATCTTTCACAGGACACAAAAAAAGTGTCCAAATCCATATGTGCAATTGCTCTTTCCATGGTACAAAATTAGTACGATTTATATCAAATATTTGTATATTTGTTGCTATAATTTATAGCAATGTCAATTTTATCAGAAAACATGCGGTATCTGAGAGGTCAGCAAAAATACGCGCAACAGAAAATCGCCGATAACCTTCTTATTACGCGCGGACGGTACGCCAAATATGAAGATGGTTCCAGTGAGCCGCCTATCGAAATCCTGATTCGTCTGTCGAAATATTACCGAATAAGCATCGATTTATTGGTCGGTCTTGACTTGAGTAAATATTCATTAGAAAAGATGATGAAACTTCCTGATAACCGTACCATCCTTCCGATTATGGTGGATGAAAAAGGCGAAAACAAAATAGAAATTATTCCCGAAAAAGCCCAAATGGGTTATCTGCAAGGGTACAGCGATCCGGGATATATTGAAAGGTTACAAACCATTTCTTTACCGTTTTTGAGGAACGGGAAATTTCGGGCTTTTCCGGCGAGTGGAGATTCGATGCCGCCTTTTAAAGACGGAACTTTCATCGTGGGGAAATATGTGGAAAATGTGAGTGATTTGAAGAAAGACAAAACTTATATTTTCATTACTCAAAATGAAGGTGTGGTTTATAAAAGACTTGAAAAGAAAACTTCAAAAAGCATTACGGTGAGTTCAGATAATCCGTTATACAAACCTTATGACATTAAACTTTCGGACTTGGTGGAAATTTGGGAGTATTCCTGCAGTATTAATACGGAAGAATTTGAGAACGAAACTTTGGATATGATGACGGTGAAGGAGATGTTTTTGAGTTTGAAGAAGGAGATTGATTTAATTAATAAAAGATAAAGTACCGTTTATTTTACCATTAAGATTTAGTTAAGACCTTAAGAGGATTAAGATTGCCTTCGGAAATTGCAATTTCTTTTTAAACACTAACAGCACAAATTTTTAAGACTACTTTAGGACTTTTGGTGTGAAAATTTATCAGTGTTTATCATTTCGGAAATATTCCGATTTTTCTTCCTGGTTTTTCGTCGCAGCATCGATAGAATGTGAAGCATGTAAATCTGCATCTTCCTGGGCTTCTTCAGCTAACTTTTCGTAGTATTTGTGAATTCGATCGAGTTCTTCTTCTGTTAGATCCTCGATATTTACAATCCGATTGCTGGTTGTTTTGTTGGCAGCAATTAACTCATTGAGTTTTATTTGAATGGCTTTAGAATCTTTATTCTGTGCTTTTTGAATCAAAAAAACCATTAGAAAAGTGATAATCGTGGTTCCCGTATTAATAACCAACTGCCAGGTTTCTGAATATTTAAAAACCGGTCCGCTCACCGCCCAAATAATGACGATTGCCAAGGCGCCTAAAAATGCATAAGAACTTCCTGTAAAAGTTGTTGCAGCATTTGAAAATTTTTCGAAGAAATTATTTTTAGCAGCCATAACTTTAGTTTTTAGTATCAGCTACACAGAAAAAAGTCTGCCAAAATGGATTAATTCTTCAACTTTATAAATGGTAAAATAGTGCTGAAATTAGTTTTTATCACTCTTCTTTTTTCCAAAGATAAAATAGGAAATTAAAAGACAAACATTTACCAAAACTGCAAAAGCATTCGACAGAATAATGGGGAGTTCTTCTTTGATAAAGCCATACCAAACCCAGAGCGAAAGTCCGACAATCAGGAATAAAATCATCAATAAAGATAAATCTTCGACATCTTTATTTTTCAAAACTTTGATGAGTTGCGGCAACATCGCCACCGAGGTAATTCCACCAGCAACCAATCCCAGAATATTTTCGTCCATCTTAATTTATTATCAAACGAATTTAGGAAAAAGTGGAGGAACTCTTTAGATAAATTAAAATCACCAATTGAAAAACTACGCTATCAAATTTCTATAAAACAAATGTTCCAAAGCGAAAACTCACTTTGGAACATTTTAGTTAATTAATAGAACTTAAGTCTATTTTATTTTTGAAGTTTAGCCAATAACATTTCAGCTACTTTTTCTGAAGAAGCCGGGTTTTGACCCGTGATCAATAATCCATCTTCAATCGCATATTCTTCAAAATCTCCTTTTTTACTATAGATTCCACCATTTTCT is a window from the Kaistella flava (ex Peng et al. 2021) genome containing:
- a CDS encoding DNA polymerase III subunit alpha, whose translation is MFLNSHTFHSLRYGTLSVEELVKQAADSGTKELVLTDINTVTAIYDFKKECENFGIKPIVGMEIRKENQLLYITIAKDETGIAEINRLLTNHNCDGVELPQVSPDFQKVFVIYPFGNIPEELKENEFIGVRAEELNLLIRPEWKKFLDKMVVLHPVTFKTKKEFNLHRILRAIDQNTLISKLSETDCCSPNEVFQPIEIIAEQFKNHPKIIENTQYILDECSFNFDFKTPKNKIYFTENKENDDALLRKLAYEGLDKRYPERTQIVIDRIEKELKVVTEMNFAGYFLITLDIVKYSMSRGFLHVGRGSGANSIVSYCLGITEICPIELNLYFERFLNKHRNNPPDFDIDWSWRERDEILKYIFERYGKEHVAFCGTNVEFKYRSIFREVGKAFGLPKEELDVLAKNPMATHDTNKVVKLVQKYGMLLEKFPNQRSMHSCGIIISQEPITNYTALEMPPKGFPIVQFDMNVAEDIGFEKFDILSQRGLGTIKDTLDLVKKNQGIDIDIHNTTLFKNDKNCNDYLSIGKTIGCFYIESPAMRGLLRRLKCEDYKTLVAASSIIRPGVAKSGMMKEYIFRHNNPDQFEYFHDVFKEQLGETYGIMVYQEDVIKIALHFGGVSADDGDVLRRAMSGKSRSIEKLQEVREHFFESCARQGHPEQLSKEVYRQIESFAGYSFCKAHSASYAVESYQSLYLKVYYPIEFMVSAINNGGGFYRTEVYVHECRMAGGKIHNPCVNRSLFETTVYGEDVFLGFMHIEKLESRIANFIPEEREKNGEYTSLENFIKRVPVGIETLQTLIFVGAFRFTGKPKNELLIEARLLMIHFKPEYRLPTFFETPVQEYQLPVLNRNRFEDAFDEIEILGFAVSCSPFDLLQTNYRGIIMARHLPQHHKRQVRMLAYLISRKHVPTKKGTMFFGTWIDSEGNFFDTAHFPDNLQKYPFQGGGCYLLLGQVEVDFHFPTITIFKMAKMPFIPDPRYAEDQQKSYEVHKKINEDVSMTTRNPYPQEHEIGLPRNKMVVK
- the dinB gene encoding DNA polymerase IV codes for the protein MERAIAHMDLDTFFVSCERLQESKLNGIPVIIGGGDRGVVASCSYEARYFGVRSAMPIKMAMRLCPEAKVIRGDYERYSKLSKEVTEIIQEKVPVLEKASIDEFYMDLSGMDQFFGCYQWTREIADSVTKNTGLPISFALSTNKTVSKIGTGESKPVGRLEIPAQNIKPFLNPLSVRKIPMVGDVTFQLLSRVGIRTIQTLAEMPILVLQQMIGKNGSELWKKANGIDLTPVVPYSERKSLSSEHTFTNDTMDIFELKRLISGMAESLAYQLRKEKWLTSTVVLKIRYANFDTETKQCKISYTSIDHTLARVALDLFEKLYTRRMRLRLVGLRFTNLVHGTYQMNLFEDSEELMNLYQAMDRMKNRFGKNALGRASGFELVSI
- a CDS encoding helix-turn-helix domain-containing protein, with translation MSILSENMRYLRGQQKYAQQKIADNLLITRGRYAKYEDGSSEPPIEILIRLSKYYRISIDLLVGLDLSKYSLEKMMKLPDNRTILPIMVDEKGENKIEIIPEKAQMGYLQGYSDPGYIERLQTISLPFLRNGKFRAFPASGDSMPPFKDGTFIVGKYVENVSDLKKDKTYIFITQNEGVVYKRLEKKTSKSITVSSDNPLYKPYDIKLSDLVEIWEYSCSINTEEFENETLDMMTVKEMFLSLKKEIDLINKR
- a CDS encoding low affinity iron permease family protein codes for the protein MAAKNNFFEKFSNAATTFTGSSYAFLGALAIVIIWAVSGPVFKYSETWQLVINTGTTIITFLMVFLIQKAQNKDSKAIQIKLNELIAANKTTSNRIVNIEDLTEEELDRIHKYYEKLAEEAQEDADLHASHSIDAATKNQEEKSEYFRNDKH
- a CDS encoding SemiSWEET transporter — its product is MDENILGLVAGGITSVAMLPQLIKVLKNKDVEDLSLLMILFLIVGLSLWVWYGFIKEELPIILSNAFAVLVNVCLLISYFIFGKKKSDKN